The nucleotide window TGGCTAATTCGCCAATTTCATCATGGGTGAGGATCGGCACCTTAGTGTCAAACTTACCCCTGGCGACTTCAAAGGCCGCCTCTCTCATTTTCCTTAATGGAGAGGTAATCCTTGTCGATAAGAAGAAAGCAAAGATGGTCGTAAGGACAATCGCAACACCTGCTGCAAGCAGGATGAACTTCGTGGTCAGGCGTGTTGTTTCTTGCATGACAGCTAAGGACTGATAAATAAAAACAGCGCCATTTCCTTTTTCATACTGATGCAGCGGTACCCCAATCATTAAATATTGGGTATCATCTACCTTATTAGAAACACCGGGCAATGAAGTAATAATATCCACTGTCTTGTCTCTTTCGAAAACTTCAGAAAGATCTTTGTCTTTTGTAAAAAAGGATATCGGCACATGAGCTGCTTCCTCACTGCCAGGGGAATAAAAATAAGTATTTTGATCCCTGATGACCGTGACCCTTGCATTGTCATCGACCATTTCCCATGCAATCTCAAGGCCTAGACCTTCTTCGTTGCCAGGGTGGTCTTCAAGCACCCTGGCGATTTTTTCAGCCGTATTGGTCATATCTTTACGAGTCTCATTTATATGATAGTTTTCAAAGAATTCCATCAGCATGACTGTCAGGATGAACAATACGAATGAAACGAGCAAAAGAATGGTAATCCAAAGCTTACCTACTACGCTTCGCCAAAACATCATTCATTGACTACCTCGAACTTGTAGCCAACCCCCCAGACTGTAACAATCATTTTAGCAGCCTGTTCAGATACTTTATTCAACTTCTCACGTAATCTTTTTACATGCGTGTCTACTGTGCGCAAATCACCAAAGAATTCATAATGCCATACTTCCTTCAATAATTGCTCCCTGTCAAAAACTTTATCCGGAGCTTTTGCAAGGAAATAAAGCAATTCATATTCCTTAGGAGTCAAGCTAACCTCTTTGCCATCTGCTAAAACCCTATGGGCATCATTATCAATGGTTAAATGAGGGAAAACAATCACATCTTTTGCAGTCGTTTCAGTCTGCAGGTAGCTGGTGCTGGAAGAACGTCGGAGCATCGCCTTGACACGCAATACGACCTCACGCGGGCTGAATGGTTTAACGATGTAATCATCTGTTCCAACCTCGAACCCCTGTACCCTGTTCACTTCCTCACCTTTAGCTGTGAGCATGATGACAGGAGTCGACTTCTTTTCACGAAGGTCACGACAAACCTCGATTCCGTCTTTCCCTGGCATCATCAAATCAAGCAGGATGACGTCGTAATCGTTTGCAAGCGATTTCGCCAGCGCTTCATTTCCGTCTTCTGCTTCATCAATTATATAGTTCTCTCTTTCAAGATACATCTTCAATAATCTTCTGATTCTTTCTTCATCATCAACTACTAAAATCTTCACTTCTTTTTCCATAAGGTATATCCCTCCCTGCGATTATTTTACATAAACAAGAGTATTCTTTCCATGCTTTTTTAAAAAAGGCCTTCACTTAAAACAGTGAAGGCTGTCAATATTTTGACACAAATCAGGAACCTGCGTATGAATGCAGTCCTGCGATAACAAGGTTAACCGCTACAAGATTGAACATGATGATGATAAAACCGATGACCGCAAGCCATGCTGATTTTTCTCCATGCCACCCTTTTGAAAGGCGCAAATGAAGGAACGCTGCATAGAACAGCCAGGTGATCAGTGCCCAAACCTCTTTCGGGTCCCAACCCCAGAATCTTGTCCAGGCAATTTGTGCCCAGATCATGGCAAAAATCAGGCCTCCGAGCGTAAAGACCGGGAATCCGATCAGCACGGAACGATAGCCGATTTCATCAACAAGATCCAGGTTGATATTCTTCGTCCAAGGCTGAAGGGCAGCTGCTACGCGCTTACGCAGGATAAGTCTAATTAAAGCATATAATACTATACCCGCTGCAAGTGACCAAATAACCGTATTCAATTTCTTCGCACTGATGATGGCAGGTGTCTCGAACATTGGTTCAAAACGATTTTTGTCAGTAAGTTCATACTGATGAGGT belongs to Mesobacillus sp. AQ2 and includes:
- a CDS encoding response regulator transcription factor; this encodes MEKEVKILVVDDEERIRRLLKMYLERENYIIDEAEDGNEALAKSLANDYDVILLDLMMPGKDGIEVCRDLREKKSTPVIMLTAKGEEVNRVQGFEVGTDDYIVKPFSPREVVLRVKAMLRRSSSTSYLQTETTAKDVIVFPHLTIDNDAHRVLADGKEVSLTPKEYELLYFLAKAPDKVFDREQLLKEVWHYEFFGDLRTVDTHVKRLREKLNKVSEQAAKMIVTVWGVGYKFEVVNE